ACTTGGGGCTTCAGCACGGCATCGAGCAGCCTCCTCTGGCGGCAGATCTCCCGCTCTGACCGCTCAGCTCTGTCTTCGTACTCCGCCACGGTTTCCTCAAACAGACCGACAATCTCCTCCGCAGCCGCCGTTAGCCGCTCGGTGAGCAGCGCTCTCAGCGCCGGGATTTCAGCCgcttcttctcctttttccaCCCGCAGCAGAACGTCTTCAGCGGCGGCGCCGATCCGCTCATGTACCGACACCCGCAGCAGCTGCACGGCGCACATTCTGCTCCTTTTCTGCGGACAAAGAGAGCCAGCGGGGCCGTAAACACACCAGACACCAAACACGGAGTTCCGCGTCGACGACAGTTCGCTGCGACGAGAGCGAGGCGGCTGAAGCGAACAGCGAACCCTGCTGGACCGGAGGgcgaacaacaacaacaacaacaacaacaagtactctgatactgaagtacaagtagtaatactacagtgcaGAAATACTGTGTTACAAGTCCACATTGTACTGAaggaaaagtacaaaagtattagcatcaaaatatacttaaagtatcaaaagtaaaatgaCTCTTTATGCAGAAAAAGAAGAGCAGTAGAGCTACAGTGTCAAAACAGTCTCATAAGTATTCACAAACAAATGTAATGTTATGTAACTTGTAAAACTCAATGCACAAATTAATGCAGAGTGATCTGTATCAGTAAATCTATTTTTGTATCTGTGTCCGTGCCTCTAATTTACAACTCCTATATCATCATTTGTACATAAAGACAAGAGTTGTACaaatatattgtcatatttttaCTAAAATATCACATGGCACTTGtccgaaaaaagtcttaaaaaaattCCCAAAAAAAGGGCctagaaaagtcagaaaaatgttagaaaaagtgtgaaaatgttttgaataagtaaaaagaaaatgtcaaaaatgtccgtaaaaaagtctgacaaatgttcgaaaaaaagtctgaaaatgtcagaaatgtttttccaaagaaaagtcagaaaaatgtccgaaaaaaccATTTAAGAAAACATCCGAAAAGTTTCcgaaaaatagtctgaaaatgttctaatttttttccaataaagtctgaaaaaatttcctaaaaatatctgaatattgtccaaaaaagacagaagaatgtccgaaatttttttttttttaaattaaaaaaatgctcgaaaaaagtctgaaaaaaagtctaaaaatgtCCACCCAAAAAAAGCCTAGAAAGGTCCGAAAAAATGTTCGACAAATAGTGTGAAAATTGTCCgaataagtctgaaaaatttctgaatattgtccaaaaaatctaaaaaaatgtccaaaaaaagtgagaaaattgtctgaaaaatatccaaaagttccaaaaatgtctgaaaagaagtctgaaaaaaggtcacacggcttttattctgaaatatgtgcagaaCAGtgtgtagaacatgcagtgacttgcacggctccatgaatgaataaagtacggggttttaattgtggattatcaCTATTGATTACATATTACcgcacgtttcttaaccttgttctgtctaaaataaatataaattacattaataattaaatgaaattgcCATTATAATGGTGTGGACGCAACACGCATAAAACACCCAggagttcagcgaggcagccgccacacgctgcTGATGCGTTGCTGATGCGCCTCGTCTGTCCTGGGCGCAACTGGCAGTATGGTCATAGATACACTCTAAAGTGTAATAGACATTTTGGAACAGTAATTAGTAATTTCCTGTCCATTGATGGCAGGTGAACAGGTGtcagaaaatgtaaaacaatatcTAAATATTTTGAACGGCAGTGGAGGGAAACCGTTAAGTACCACGAGCAGAAATCTTCACTGGACAGTCGCCTTTCTACTGCAAAGTAAAAGAAACtgtgtgcaataaataaacaagaacttttttattcattatatgcacaacaattaccaAGGAGCAGTCGTTGtataacaaagaaaaataattgagaaaacaaaatgagaaTCTGAACATAATTAATGTCAAGCTGTTATAACAAAGACATCTCAAACAATGtcataatttactgaatgaCACTCGATAACAGCAGTCACAAATATTCATAGACTCCTTCATGATCATGACATAAAGTGTTACCCCGTCAACACTGATTGGTGAACGTGCCAAATTTTCCTTTTAAGCACTCCTGTGGGGCAGCTAActtgaaatattcataacaattgtgcattttgcgataaaagcaacacatttggtaCAGATGTACGTTTATATGTTacgaaaagatatagatatcggtgCGCTGCAAATTTGGCCTCTGGGGGCCATGTCAGCCATTTTGCCCCCCAGTAACCCACTTCCTCAGTTCTTGTATCATGCAATAAACCGGCCACCGTTTTCTATGTTATACGACTATATACACTGTTTTTAAAAACCCccaaaagtaaattaaaaaatatgtaaaaagtgCTATTGCATAtcgaaacaaaaaataaaataaaagaatctAATCCTGTTGGAGTTGGTGGATTAGCTTCTGTGTCTCTTTGACCCAGTGAGCTGAGATCTTAGTTTCCTTATAGGTTCAACCAGGTCTGCTTGGTCACAAGTTAGAAAATAGACAAATATCAGTTCCTTTGCTCAAATTTGAAGGCGGTTGCAAAAGTAAAACATTGTCGTATGAACCTGAAGTACCCAAATTAAAAAGTTCTCATGTGAACTATTACTAGAGCTTACCAGCAATCCTGAACTTTATCCAGCGATATATCTGCCAATTGTACAgctaataaaaagataaatgcaCCGATGGAAAGCTGAAGATATTGCCGTTCTAAAGATGCATTGGTTTGCTATTCTATCATGAAGGTAAGGGGGCGAAGTTTGACCCCGAAGTGACATTTATGCtctttttatttggttttcgtgtttttctcaggttaaagcttttaaaaagcatCCTTAAAAattaaagaggagaaaaaaaacatgtctgggatcttctgacatctaatctaatcagcttgaacacatcTTGGAAATCACCAAGAGTCATAAAATccgttttctgcaacatttaggaATATTAAGCGCctattttgaaaaatggcaaATTTGCAGCACctcgatatctatatcttttcataacgtataaacctacatctgtgacaAATGTGCTTTTATTGCAAATTCCCCAATTGTTATGCTTAACTGCCCCACTACTCACATAACCATTGGAGTACTCAACCCTTATTAGGCCAttaaaatttaattattaattgtaACCGGGTATTCATTCTTATCTAGGGCTGATGTAATCTTATCAATAAGTTGTAAAATAGTCATATGTGGCGAGTAGTGTCTGCCAAATCCATACTGTTGCTCATATAAGatgtttccatctgttcagtagagctgctctgcctctctgctctcctccgTCTGActctgatgaagctgtgaggactgACGACCAATACACTCATGTGTTTTGACCTGAATACACCAGGCAAATGTTTTGTCACAAACGCTGCAGCTCAGtcgtttctctcctgtgtgttgGGTCATGTGACGTTTCAGATGAGCCTTATGTATAAAtcttttacaacaaactgaacaACTGAttggtttctctcctgtatgagtTATCATGTGTGTCTTCAGATGTTCCCTGCGCGAATATCTGTTACCGCACACTGAGCAGCTGAATGGTTTCTCTCCcgtgtggattctcatgtgaTACTGTAAACTATCACTTTTTGTAAAAGATTTCTCACAGACTGAACAGCTGAACGGTTTCTCTTCTGTGTGAGTTAGCATGTGTGTCTTTAGATGTGCCCGACGCAAAAATCTCTTATCGCACACTGAGCAATTGAAGGGTTTCTCTCCTGTGGGAATGatcatgtgtttctgtaaatctcCACTATGTGTAAAAGATTtcttacaaactgagcagctgaatgGTTTCTCTCCAGTATGAGTCATCATGTGTTTCTTCAGATGTGCCCTGCGCGGAAATCTTTTAccacaaactgagcagctgaaaggtttctcttcTGTATGAATTCTCAAGTGTTTCTTCATATCTGCGTTGTTGCCAAATCTTTTCCCAcagactgagcagctgaaaggtttctcttcTGTATGAATTATCAAGTGTTTCTTCATATCTGCCTTGTTGCCAAATCTTTTCCCACACTCAGAGCAGATACATAAGTTCTTCTCAGTATTATGTCTCTCATCACTGACAGGAACTTCATCATTATTCAGAGAGTTTAAACCTGACTGAGGTTGTCTGGTCTCCTTCCAATCATCACTGTCATCAGTCTCAGGTTCAGAAGAGTTTCCAGTCTTAGTATCTGGTTCTGTGTGTCTATCTGGATCTGAGTTCCTGGCTGGTCCTGGTTTTAtctgttcagtttgtctttgatgaagctgtgaggactgaggtttctcttcatcatcttcactcttcacagggACAGGAGAGAATGGGAACTTGATGatatcagcctcctccagcccttgaagctgctctccctcctgactggtcaAGAGTTCCTCCTGTACAGTTGAGCTGCTGGCTGGAGgctctgcctctctgttctcTTCAGTTTGATCAAGCTGTGAGGACTGATGACAGAGACATTTATGGTTTCTGAGCAAAAAAAGCCACGTGAATCTTTGGCCACAATCTCTGCAGCtgtagatttttttgtttgtgtggacTTCCATGTGTTTTGTCAGATATCTTCTCCATGCAAATTCTTCACCACAAATTGTGCAACTAAACTGTGTTTGTCTCGTGTGGATCCTCATGTGTTGAACTAAAGCCTCGCTGTCACTGAAACCTGTGTTACACACTGAACAGTGGAAAGGTTCCTTCCCTGTGTGACATGTCATATGAGAACGTAAGCTTTCACGCTTAGCAAATGTTATGCCACAAACTGAACAACCAAATGGTTTCTCTCCTCTGGGAGATTTCTTGTGTGTCAGTAGAGTGTGACCGTCCTCAGAGGAGCTGAATGGTTTCTTGTCAGTGTTACATCCTGTATCACTGACAGAGACTTCCTCAGTGTTCAGATGGTTTAGACCTGATTGAGGTTGCCTGATCTGTTTGCTAAAATTACCATCAGCACAGTCATTAGTCTTGGGTTCAATTTCAGCCTTGTCATCAGAGGAGCTGAATGGTTTCTCACCAGTATTATATCCATCATTTACAGAGACTTTTTTATTCCTCCGGTAAGTGAACCCTGGCTGATGCTGCCTGGTGTCTTTCCAAAACTCAATGTCAACACTGTCATCAGGTCCAGCAGACGGGTCCGTCTTTTTATTAGTATCTGGTGGTTGTAAATGTCTATCTGGATCTGAGCTGCTGGCTGGAGgctctgcctctctgttctcctcagTTTGAgtttgatgaagctgtgaggactgATGACCAACACATTTATGTCTTTTGATTTGATAACGCCATGCAAATGTTTTCTTACAAACACTGCAACTGaatggtttctctcctgtgtggaccgccatgtgtttctgtaaacttCCACTCTGTGCAAAATATTTCCTACAAACTGAGcaactgaaaggtttctctcctgtgtgtgttcTCATGTGTTGAACTAAGTTGTATTTGCCAGGGAATGTTTTACCACACACTGAGCAGTGGAAAGGTTTTTCTTCTGAGTGAATCGTCATGTGTTTCTTTAAATCTCCACTCTGTGTAAAATATTtcttacaaactgagcagctgaaaggtttctctcctgtatgaATCCTCACGTGTCTATCCAGACATGTCTTGGTACCAAATCTTTTCCCACACTCAGAGCAGCTAAATGGTTTCTCACCAGCACTACATTTCAAATCACTGACAGGGACGAAGTCAGGTTCAGAAAAGTTTCCAGTCTTGTCAACAGTATCTGGGTCTAAGTtcctggctggttctggtcctccacagtcctctccatcagcttctgttttcatctgttcagtttcagtttgatgaagctgtgaggactgACGACCAACACATTTATGTCTGTTGACCAGTGGACGCCAGGCAAATCTTTTGTTACAAACACTGCAGCTGAatcttttctctcctgtgtggaccGGCATGTGTTGTGTCAAATGTCCCTTTCGTGAAAATCTTTTACCACAAACtaagcagct
This Sebastes fasciatus isolate fSebFas1 chromosome 17, fSebFas1.pri, whole genome shotgun sequence DNA region includes the following protein-coding sequences:
- the LOC141754093 gene encoding uncharacterized protein LOC141754093 isoform X1; its protein translation is MDQRKLLDVVLKADMELRREAVLPSDVRKVIVGEEVQQEWSSSLDQEDPEPPNIKEEQEELWTSQEGEQLQGLEEADITKFPFTPVPVKSEDDEEKSQSSQLNQRQTEQMETEADGEDCGGLEPARNSDPDRHLEPETVDKTGDSSEAETDDSDDWKDTREPQSGLNSLNNDVVPVSDSRCSAGEKPFSCSECGKRYSRRSHLKTHMITHTGEKPFNCSVCGKQFIQKIHLTRHMTCHTGEKPFNCSVCGKRFIQKVHLTRHMARHTGEKPFSCSVCGKHFKARANITRHMAVHTGEKRYSCSVCDKRFAWGYQIKTHKCVGRQSSQLHQTRTEQMETEADGEDSGRPEPTRNSDSDRHPEPETVDKTGDSSEPETDDSDDWKDTRKSQSGLNSLNNDEVHVSDSRCSASEKPFSCSDCGNRFGTKATLKEHMRIHTGEKPFSCLVCGKRFSRKGHLTQHMPVHTGEKRFSCSVCNKRFAWRPLVNRHKCVGRQSSQLHQTETEQMKTEADGEDCGGPEPARNLDPDTVDKTGNFSEPDFVPVSDLKCSAGEKPFSCSECGKRFGTKTCLDRHVRIHTGEKPFSCSVCKKYFTQSGDLKKHMTIHSEEKPFHCSVCGKTFPGKYNLVQHMRTHTGEKPFSCSVCRKYFAQSGSLQKHMAVHTGEKPFSCSVCKKTFAWRYQIKRHKCVGHQSSQLHQTQTEENREAEPPASSSDPDRHLQPPDTNKKTDPSAGPDDSVDIEFWKDTRQHQPGFTYRRNKKVSVNDGYNTGEKPFSSSDDKAEIEPKTNDCADGNFSKQIRQPQSGLNHLNTEEVSVSDTGCNTDKKPFSSSEDGHTLLTHKKSPRGEKPFGCSVCGITFAKRESLRSHMTCHTGKEPFHCSVCNTGFSDSEALVQHMRIHTRQTQFSCTICGEEFAWRRYLTKHMEVHTNKKIYSCRDCGQRFTWLFLLRNHKCLCHQSSQLDQTEENREAEPPASSSTVQEELLTSQEGEQLQGLEEADIIKFPFSPVPVKSEDDEEKPQSSQLHQRQTEQIKPGPARNSDPDRHTEPDTKTGNSSEPETDDSDDWKETRQPQSGLNSLNNDEVPVSDERHNTEKNLCICSECGKRFGNKADMKKHLIIHTEEKPFSCSVCGKRFGNNADMKKHLRIHTEEKPFSCSVCGKRFPRRAHLKKHMMTHTGEKPFSCSVCKKSFTHSGDLQKHMIIPTGEKPFNCSVCDKRFLRRAHLKTHMLTHTEEKPFSCSVCEKSFTKSDSLQYHMRIHTGEKPFSCSVCGNRYSRREHLKTHMITHTGEKPISCSVCCKRFIHKAHLKRHMTQHTGEKRLSCSVCDKTFAWCIQVKTHECIGRQSSQLHQSQTEESREAEQLY
- the LOC141754093 gene encoding uncharacterized protein LOC141754093 isoform X2, which encodes METEADGEDCGGLEPARNSDPDRHLEPETVDKTGDSSEAETDDSDDWKDTREPQSGLNSLNNDVVPVSDSRCSAGEKPFSCSECGKRYSRRSHLKTHMITHTGEKPFNCSVCGKQFIQKIHLTRHMTCHTGEKPFNCSVCGKRFIQKVHLTRHMARHTGEKPFSCSVCGKHFKARANITRHMAVHTGEKRYSCSVCDKRFAWGYQIKTHKCVGRQSSQLHQTRTEQMETEADGEDSGRPEPTRNSDSDRHPEPETVDKTGDSSEPETDDSDDWKDTRKSQSGLNSLNNDEVHVSDSRCSASEKPFSCSDCGNRFGTKATLKEHMRIHTGEKPFSCLVCGKRFSRKGHLTQHMPVHTGEKRFSCSVCNKRFAWRPLVNRHKCVGRQSSQLHQTETEQMKTEADGEDCGGPEPARNLDPDTVDKTGNFSEPDFVPVSDLKCSAGEKPFSCSECGKRFGTKTCLDRHVRIHTGEKPFSCSVCKKYFTQSGDLKKHMTIHSEEKPFHCSVCGKTFPGKYNLVQHMRTHTGEKPFSCSVCRKYFAQSGSLQKHMAVHTGEKPFSCSVCKKTFAWRYQIKRHKCVGHQSSQLHQTQTEENREAEPPASSSDPDRHLQPPDTNKKTDPSAGPDDSVDIEFWKDTRQHQPGFTYRRNKKVSVNDGYNTGEKPFSSSDDKAEIEPKTNDCADGNFSKQIRQPQSGLNHLNTEEVSVSDTGCNTDKKPFSSSEDGHTLLTHKKSPRGEKPFGCSVCGITFAKRESLRSHMTCHTGKEPFHCSVCNTGFSDSEALVQHMRIHTRQTQFSCTICGEEFAWRRYLTKHMEVHTNKKIYSCRDCGQRFTWLFLLRNHKCLCHQSSQLDQTEENREAEPPASSSTVQEELLTSQEGEQLQGLEEADIIKFPFSPVPVKSEDDEEKPQSSQLHQRQTEQIKPGPARNSDPDRHTEPDTKTGNSSEPETDDSDDWKETRQPQSGLNSLNNDEVPVSDERHNTEKNLCICSECGKRFGNKADMKKHLIIHTEEKPFSCSVCGKRFGNNADMKKHLRIHTEEKPFSCSVCGKRFPRRAHLKKHMMTHTGEKPFSCSVCKKSFTHSGDLQKHMIIPTGEKPFNCSVCDKRFLRRAHLKTHMLTHTEEKPFSCSVCEKSFTKSDSLQYHMRIHTGEKPFSCSVCGNRYSRREHLKTHMITHTGEKPISCSVCCKRFIHKAHLKRHMTQHTGEKRLSCSVCDKTFAWCIQVKTHECIGRQSSQLHQSQTEESREAEQLY